The following are from one region of the Salvia hispanica cultivar TCC Black 2014 chromosome 1, UniMelb_Shisp_WGS_1.0, whole genome shotgun sequence genome:
- the LOC125193710 gene encoding uncharacterized protein LOC125193710 — protein sequence MRGNEGRIPASVKPQGRANVSQVTLRSGIAYEGPKLKVNDEMPVTMSEDVIHLVQQKEEVRTEDDIQAGDLGKPLPRMADPFFLDPEPEVETEKEKGETEEPSKEDPTNATKRVKPFPYRGGAKKKKDNPVDFMEIFGKLEINLPFLEALKLPPFSKFIKEFIAGKAKSDGKIVIGDNVSAVIQKRIMPSKQTDPGARMTDTKVVIQLADRSCISPEGVLENVIVKVHDFLYPADFHVIKMNYNGEKFTFSIDEAMRKPLDVENLHFFDVINPLVQEFLETELLQEHVDASEMTESMRKEVVGWCEAVIKQGLSDEEITKAIMDFCGKAGPPGSNGSVQLASMEKLSELDELVKKGMEKNPLLPEVPPPKRELKNLPPGLKYAYLGEDESLPVIINSHLTQEQEVKLLEVLGRNNRVDPI from the exons ATGCGAGGGAATGAAGGGAGAATTCCAGCCTCAGTAAAGCCACAAGGAAGGGCAAATGTCAGCCAGGTTACCCTGAGATCCGGGATAGCATATGAAGGACCCAAGTTGaaagtaaatgatgaaatGCCAGTGACGATGAGCGAGGATGTTATCCACCTGGTCcagcaaaaagaagaagttagAACAGAGGATGATATCCAAGCCGGTGATTTGGGAAAACCATTACCTCGAATGGCTGACCCATTTTTCCTAGACCCGGAGCCTGAGGTAGAAACTGAAAAGGAGAAAGGAGAGACGGAAGAACCCTCTAAGGAAGATCCTACCAACGCAACAAAGAGGGTGAAACCTTTTCCCTACCGAGGGGGtgccaagaagaaaaaggacaaCCCCGTGGATTTCATGGAGATCTTTGGAAAACTGGAGATCAATCTCCCGTTCCTGGAAGCTTTGAAGCTGCCCCCGTTCAGCAAATTCATTAAGGAGTTCATTGCAGGCAAGGCAAAGTCCGATGGAAAGATCGTGATCGGGGATAATGTATCTGCAGTGATTCAGAAGAGGATAATGCCGTCAAAGCAGActgacccag GAGCAAGAATGACTGATACGAAAGTGGTGATCCAGTTAGCTGATAGATCATGCATTAGCCCTGAAggagtgttagaaaatgtgatagtaaaagttcatgattttctGTACCCTGCTGATTTCCATGTGATAAAGAtga ATTATAATGGGGAGAAATTCACTTTTAGCATTGATGAAGCTATGAGGAAACCACTTGACGTGGAAAACCTCCATTTCTTTGATGtcattaaccccctggtccaggaatttcttgagaccgaacTATTGCAGGAACATGTTGATGCCTCGGAGATGACTGAATCTATGAGAAAAGAAGTTGTGGGATGGTGTGAAGCAGTTATTAAGCAAGGGCTatctgatgaagaaatcacAAAGGCAATAATGGACTTTTGTGGTAAAGCAGGACCCCCCGGGTCCAACGGATCAGTCCAACTGGCCAGTATGGAAAAGTTGTCAGAGTTGGACGAGCTAGTCAAGAAAGGTATGGAGAAGAACCCGTTGCTCCCAGAAGTACCCCCTCCAAAGAGAGAGTTGAAGAACCTTCCTCCAGGTCTGAAGTACGCCTACCTAGGCGAAGAC